Part of the Plectropomus leopardus isolate mb unplaced genomic scaffold, YSFRI_Pleo_2.0 unplaced_scaffold675, whole genome shotgun sequence genome, ATGCGGAAACGGCGACGAGGAGAAAATGTTTCAGCTGCgtaaaaagtcaaattcatTGAGGCAGTTTTTGATTTCTGAGTGTTTCTCACCCGTGAGCTCGGCCAGGATCTCTTTGACGGCGATGCCGCGGGTGTACGTGTAGCCGTGGGCGCGGTATGCGGTGATCAGGTGGTCAGAGGGGTTGATGGCGGCCTCGATGCCCACCGCACACGCTTCCTGTTAGAGAGGACAGACATTAGACGGGCAGCTGAAAAAGAATTTTATTAtactcacaaaataaaaaaaattatgatgtaAGTGCGTCCTTactaaataaagtaaaaatgactatttttctttttttttatttaattttcttttgcttcttctcattttttttacaagtaatttacattattttcatgacatttccaactgtaatatttttactATCCATAAAtttctgtaaaattaaattaaagtacaTTGACTTAGATGTtgtttaatgcttttttaaatcttttatctattttatcttatttttatttctataatttcttttaaattaaatttttaaagatttttttatgttcttgttTCTTCAATGATATAGCAATGTAgcaattatgtttatttaaaacataataaagtgttaaaatattttgtgtataaCTATATGTGagaaatatttagatttattttaaacacatcatTTGCACTTTATgcgtttggttttttttttaccatatttgttctgtgttttgcatgttttgctgCCTCTATATTTAGGTGAGTTAAAGacaattttccattttaatagacaataaaaattgtattaaaCAACTATATTTAAAGACTATTCAGGGAAATAGAGGTTATATAAAacactgtaattattttatacattttttctatttaaaaaaatgaaaatgtaagtaaacttttttttaaaaatatatcttaatttatttctatttattatgtattttatttgtcttgcatatgtttgtaatttaaaatagCTATGAACTGtttatgtttcttaaaaatctactaaataaaatgattttaaaaatgtgaaaaaaataaatgtggataaaaaaaGTGAGAAGTGTGATTCCCATGTTGAGTCGTAGAGGTGAAGCtcatctaatctaatctaatctaatctaaccTAATCTGTGGTGCCGTGTGCGTTCTCACCTGTCCGTCGTACAGGTGACAGAAGCCTCTGATGATCTTCTGTTTGTAGAGCTGATCAGCTTTGAGCTCCATGCGCCTCACCGTCTGCATGACGCGGTAATACTGCAGGCCCTGCTCCCGAGTCAGCTCCGCCTTCACCGGAGGACCCTCCTCCAGACGGTGCACGTCGCATTTCTACTGGccaggacataaaaaaaacatagtttaagaGTTTAGAAACTGGCTACTGAACTTTTCGCATctcccaaaattaaaaagatgatGCATCAACGCTGAATTTGCAGTATTACGTTGAActttttgcacaaattaaacagaaaaagtgtttctgtgcagtcagttttttgtttagttttcttttattttgattttatttttccgCCCACCTTGATGTCAAAGGTCGCCTGTGAGGTGAAGTCAGCGAAGGAGCGGGAAACTACGACTCTGGCACCCTGgtgacca contains:
- the LOC121939929 gene encoding pyruvate dehydrogenase E1 component subunit alpha, somatic form, mitochondrial-like, encoding GAQTVSELLIDLSEYVNLTSPPAPALAQTPRQPPKPPPDISRASAAQLVSAQADQLDRPGARVVVSRSFADFTSQATFDIKKCDVHRLEEGPPVKAELTREQGLQYYRVMQTVRRMELKADQLYKQKIIRGFCHLYDGQEACAVGIEAAINPSDHLITAYRAHGYTYTRGIAVKEILAELTGRKGGVAKGKGGSMHMYAPHFYGGNGIVGAQIPLGAGIALACQYQGNNQVCVTLYGDGAANQ